From one Streptomyces sp. NBC_01478 genomic stretch:
- a CDS encoding phospholipid scramblase-related protein gives MTTHSNTPAGWYPDPHGAPQTLRYWDGAKWTEHTNADQQAQPQAVPQQQAGPDPRAQRQVKQQVQQQAGVAGGGPGGGSLFSEPVLVVNQKAKLIELTNEYKVMDQNGNLIGSVSEIGQSTLKKALRFVSSLDQFMTHRLEIRDAYGQPQLVLTRPAKIMKSKVIVSRPDGSPVGEIVQQNMIGKINFGMFADGRQIGAIKAENWRAWNFAIVDHADNEVARITKTWEGLAKTMFTTADNYVLQIHYQLPEPLLSLVVATALTVDTALKQDSRGLG, from the coding sequence GTGACCACGCATTCGAACACACCTGCAGGCTGGTACCCGGATCCGCACGGAGCGCCCCAGACCCTCCGGTACTGGGACGGCGCGAAGTGGACCGAGCACACCAACGCGGACCAGCAGGCGCAGCCGCAGGCCGTGCCGCAGCAGCAGGCGGGGCCGGATCCGCGGGCCCAGCGCCAGGTGAAGCAGCAGGTGCAGCAGCAGGCCGGGGTCGCGGGCGGCGGCCCCGGCGGCGGCAGCCTGTTCAGCGAGCCGGTCCTGGTGGTGAACCAGAAGGCCAAGCTGATCGAGCTGACCAACGAGTACAAGGTCATGGACCAGAACGGCAATCTGATCGGCTCGGTCAGCGAGATAGGCCAGAGCACGCTGAAGAAGGCGCTGCGCTTCGTCTCCAGCCTCGACCAGTTCATGACCCACCGGCTGGAGATCCGGGACGCCTACGGACAGCCGCAGTTGGTGCTGACCCGGCCGGCGAAGATCATGAAGTCCAAGGTGATCGTGTCCCGTCCGGACGGCTCGCCGGTGGGCGAGATCGTCCAGCAGAACATGATCGGGAAGATCAACTTCGGGATGTTCGCGGACGGCCGACAGATCGGCGCGATCAAGGCGGAGAACTGGCGGGCGTGGAACTTCGCGATCGTCGACCACGCGGACAACGAGGTCGCCCGGATCACCAAGACCTGGGAAGGCCTCGCCAAGACGATGTTCACCACCGCGGACAACTACGTCCTGCAGATCCACTACCAACTGCCCGAGCCGCTGCTGAGCCTGGTGGTGGCGACGGCGCTGACCGTCGACACCGCCCTCAAGCAGGACTCGCGGGGTCTCGGCTGA
- a CDS encoding MFS transporter produces MKVFSDQSRPVSNRPAIRALIAGSVGNFIEWYEFGVYGSFSTVIAAEFFTPEGTGAAEGLVRTYASFALAFFFRPVGAALFGRLGDRVGRRPVLILVIALMTGATTLIGVLPTYATAGVLAPWLLTFLRVVQGLSAGGEFGGAVALLTEFAPPGRRGLYGAWQSFTVALGLLGGAGVAALLATVLDAGQLAHWGWRLAFVLTLPMGLVALWLRLRLEETPSFRSGTVSGAVREVPPAREVRAAIALGVGRVMGWSAAGYTFLVVLPSYLQSTLDASFQQALLATVLANTGFAVTILPAGLLSDRVGRRPVMLTGAVLVVALSVPLLNLLQDNGTSNAVKGAWVCGAGAVVGLMAGPGPAMLSEMFPTSVRHTGLGLAYALSNAVFSGCAGLIITESVERTGNMDVPAYYAAAACAVSALALVKNRRGKVSWSDAGDRADVGDVVRRDRRGGGRAEPRR; encoded by the coding sequence ATGAAGGTGTTTTCCGATCAATCCCGACCCGTCTCGAACAGGCCTGCGATACGGGCGCTGATCGCCGGGTCGGTGGGCAATTTCATCGAGTGGTACGAGTTCGGGGTCTACGGCTCCTTCTCGACGGTGATCGCGGCGGAGTTCTTCACCCCGGAGGGCACCGGCGCGGCCGAGGGGCTGGTGCGGACGTACGCCTCGTTCGCGCTGGCGTTCTTCTTCCGGCCGGTCGGCGCCGCCCTGTTCGGCCGGCTCGGGGACCGGGTGGGGCGGCGCCCGGTGCTGATCCTGGTGATCGCGTTGATGACCGGCGCGACGACGTTGATCGGTGTGCTGCCGACCTATGCGACGGCCGGCGTCCTCGCGCCCTGGCTGCTCACGTTTCTGAGGGTCGTTCAGGGACTGTCCGCGGGTGGGGAGTTCGGCGGCGCGGTGGCGCTGCTGACGGAGTTCGCGCCGCCGGGACGGCGCGGGCTGTACGGAGCGTGGCAGTCGTTCACCGTGGCGCTGGGCCTGTTGGGCGGGGCGGGGGTGGCGGCGCTGCTCGCGACCGTGCTCGACGCCGGCCAACTGGCGCACTGGGGCTGGCGGTTGGCGTTCGTGCTGACGCTGCCGATGGGGCTGGTCGCGCTGTGGCTCCGGCTGCGACTGGAGGAGACACCGTCGTTCCGGAGCGGGACGGTGAGCGGGGCGGTACGGGAGGTGCCGCCCGCGCGGGAGGTGCGGGCGGCGATCGCGCTGGGCGTCGGGCGGGTGATGGGGTGGTCGGCGGCGGGCTACACCTTCCTGGTGGTGCTGCCGTCGTATCTGCAGAGCACACTCGACGCGAGCTTCCAACAGGCTTTGCTGGCCACGGTGTTGGCCAACACCGGCTTCGCGGTCACCATCCTTCCGGCGGGGCTGCTGAGCGACCGGGTGGGACGCCGGCCGGTGATGCTGACGGGAGCGGTGCTGGTGGTGGCCCTGTCCGTGCCGCTGCTCAACCTCCTTCAGGACAACGGGACTTCGAACGCGGTGAAGGGGGCGTGGGTGTGCGGGGCGGGTGCCGTGGTGGGGCTCATGGCGGGGCCGGGCCCGGCGATGCTCTCGGAGATGTTCCCGACGAGCGTCCGTCACACCGGTCTGGGACTCGCCTACGCCCTGTCCAATGCCGTGTTCTCGGGGTGTGCCGGGCTCATCATCACCGAGAGCGTCGAGCGGACCGGGAACATGGACGTTCCGGCGTACTACGCGGCGGCGGCCTGCGCGGTGAGCGCGCTCGCGCTCGTCAAGAACCGAAGAGGAAAGGTGAGTTGGTCGGATGCGGGTGATCGGGCTGATGTCGGGGACGTCGTACGACGCGATCGACGCGGCGGCGGCCGGGCTGAGCCTCGTCGGTGA
- a CDS encoding ABC transporter permease: MTTAPDRPAVQAVADTKPVRLAPLDILRLGLLGIHTRKMRAALSALGISIGIATMIVVTGIPASSQKALMDQLSALGTNMLQVVPVPNQTPPVELPPRSVDMVRRIGPVTTASAVANTHAEVFRNDRVDADDYAGLTVLASRTDLLKAINAEVRSGRFLSAGTERFPTAVLGSVAATRMGVARIVPGQPAPQIYIKQRWFTVIGVLARTPLSPDIDRSVLVGWDAARTQLGFTGHPTVIYVKAREDGIDAVRNVLAPTVYPELPGMVQVSRPSDALAAKRATETTFSALFLGLAGVALLVGGIGVANTMVISVLERRKEIGLRRALGANRGQIRGQFLTESVALSCLGGLAGTLLGVLATVGYAGYQGWPPVIPLPAVAGGFGGAVLIGMAAGVYPSIRASRLTPTEALATG; the protein is encoded by the coding sequence ATGACCACCGCACCCGACCGGCCCGCCGTACAGGCCGTCGCCGACACCAAGCCCGTACGTCTGGCCCCGCTGGACATCCTGCGGCTGGGCCTGCTCGGCATCCACACCCGCAAGATGCGCGCCGCACTGTCCGCGCTGGGCATCTCCATCGGCATCGCCACGATGATCGTGGTCACCGGGATCCCGGCGTCCAGCCAGAAGGCACTGATGGACCAACTCTCCGCGCTGGGCACCAACATGCTCCAGGTCGTGCCGGTCCCCAACCAGACCCCGCCCGTCGAACTCCCGCCGCGGTCCGTGGACATGGTCCGCCGGATCGGTCCGGTGACGACGGCCAGCGCGGTCGCCAACACCCACGCCGAGGTGTTCCGCAACGACCGTGTCGACGCCGACGACTACGCGGGCCTGACCGTGCTGGCGAGCCGGACCGACCTGCTGAAGGCGATCAACGCCGAGGTCCGGTCCGGGCGTTTCCTCAGTGCGGGCACCGAGCGGTTCCCCACGGCCGTCCTCGGCTCGGTGGCCGCCACCCGCATGGGCGTCGCGCGGATCGTCCCGGGGCAGCCCGCCCCGCAGATCTACATCAAGCAGCGCTGGTTCACGGTCATCGGTGTCCTCGCGCGGACCCCGCTCTCGCCCGACATCGACCGCTCGGTGCTGGTCGGCTGGGACGCGGCACGCACTCAACTGGGCTTCACCGGCCATCCCACCGTCATCTACGTCAAGGCCAGGGAGGACGGCATCGACGCCGTCCGCAACGTCCTCGCGCCGACGGTCTACCCCGAACTCCCCGGCATGGTGCAGGTCAGCCGCCCCTCCGACGCCCTCGCCGCCAAGCGCGCCACCGAGACGACCTTCTCCGCGCTCTTCCTCGGCCTCGCCGGGGTGGCCCTGCTGGTGGGCGGGATCGGCGTGGCCAACACCATGGTCATCTCGGTGCTCGAACGCCGTAAGGAGATCGGTCTACGGCGTGCCCTGGGCGCCAACAGGGGCCAGATCCGCGGCCAGTTCCTCACCGAGTCCGTGGCCCTCTCCTGCCTCGGCGGCCTGGCCGGCACCCTCCTCGGCGTCCTGGCGACCGTGGGCTACGCCGGCTACCAGGGCTGGCCGCCGGTGATCCCGCTGCCCGCGGTGGCCGGCGGATTCGGCGGCGCCGTCCTGATCGGCATGGCCGCCGGTGTCTACCCCTCCATCAGGGCCTCCCGCCTCACCCCGACGGAGGCCCTGGCGACCGGGTGA
- a CDS encoding DUF2510 domain-containing protein, with product MTQVTPPGWYPDPGQTNDGPAAERWWDGKAWTDRTRPAGSGAEWGPPTEPPYGGAYPAYPAVPPAAPRRNLRTGIAVAVAVAVLTAIGVGAYALSGDGSGNGTQAGNQQAPNGQGGVGGQGGPEGQGGTGGSGGTGGQTDPFGGSGGAGGATPAPSESAQPKVAAGGAVTDSLDGISLPVPSDWYGQVIQIGAQVTSNTSYKCPGNTSQTCTNGGAYSAPAVVLGTKGTTAEAVAKADIAANAKESYGGTSYGSITSHEVLASKAVTVAGQKGYLVRWKAVTSKGADGYVESLAFPSPASSGQIVVVRFGVDVGQKQSVIDEITTGIKVSTGGGDGQKI from the coding sequence ATGACGCAGGTGACTCCCCCCGGGTGGTACCCCGATCCCGGGCAGACGAATGACGGTCCCGCCGCCGAGCGCTGGTGGGACGGCAAGGCATGGACGGACCGGACCCGGCCCGCGGGGTCGGGGGCCGAGTGGGGTCCCCCGACGGAGCCGCCGTACGGCGGGGCGTATCCGGCGTATCCCGCCGTGCCCCCGGCCGCGCCGCGCCGCAATCTGCGCACGGGCATAGCCGTGGCGGTGGCCGTGGCGGTGCTCACGGCGATCGGTGTCGGCGCGTACGCGCTCTCCGGCGACGGCAGTGGGAACGGCACCCAGGCCGGCAACCAGCAGGCGCCGAACGGACAGGGCGGCGTCGGCGGCCAGGGCGGTCCCGAGGGGCAGGGCGGCACGGGCGGTTCCGGTGGGACGGGCGGCCAGACCGATCCCTTCGGCGGGTCCGGCGGCGCGGGCGGTGCGACGCCGGCTCCCAGCGAGTCGGCGCAGCCGAAGGTCGCGGCCGGCGGCGCCGTGACCGACTCCCTCGACGGCATCAGCCTTCCCGTGCCGTCCGACTGGTACGGCCAGGTCATCCAGATCGGCGCGCAGGTCACGTCGAACACGTCGTACAAGTGCCCCGGCAACACCTCCCAGACCTGCACCAACGGCGGCGCGTACTCCGCGCCCGCGGTCGTGCTGGGCACGAAGGGCACCACGGCCGAGGCGGTCGCGAAGGCGGACATCGCCGCCAACGCGAAGGAGTCCTACGGCGGTACGTCGTACGGCAGCATCACCTCGCACGAGGTGCTGGCCTCCAAGGCCGTGACCGTGGCCGGGCAGAAGGGTTACCTGGTCCGCTGGAAGGCGGTCACCAGCAAGGGCGCCGACGGCTATGTCGAGTCGCTCGCGTTCCCCTCGCCCGCGAGCAGCGGCCAGATCGTCGTGGTCCGCTTCGGTGTCGACGTCGGCCAGAAGCAGTCCGTCATCGACGAGATCACCACGGGCATCAAGGTGTCCACGGGCGGCGGCGACGGCCAGAAGATCTGA
- a CDS encoding anhydro-N-acetylmuramic acid kinase translates to MRVIGLMSGTSYDAIDAAAAGLSLVGDSVVLEPLGMVSAPYDEELREALAAALPPAATTLAEVCRLDTLIGQAFAAAAVRANGELCDGRAELVASHGQTVYHWVADGAVHGTLQLGQPAWIAEATGLPVVADFRPRDIAAGGQGAPLVSLVDLLWLRGRPGTPVALNLGGIANLTAPDGTAFDTGPACALIDAAARGFSGGRLGYDAEGALAARGTVHEPLLERLLGEPYYALPAPKTTGKELFHLGYLRDALAGLGTLPAEDVIATLTLLTARTVANAVRPLAPTEVVVSGGGTRNPVLMTLLAAELPGVPLRTSDELGLPSPAKEAYAFAVLGFLTVHGLPGTVPASTGARRPSVLGSVTPGRRGPGLPPAAEHGPVRLILG, encoded by the coding sequence ATGCGGGTGATCGGGCTGATGTCGGGGACGTCGTACGACGCGATCGACGCGGCGGCGGCCGGGCTGAGCCTCGTCGGTGACAGTGTCGTACTGGAGCCGCTCGGGATGGTGAGCGCGCCGTACGACGAGGAGCTGCGGGAGGCGCTCGCGGCGGCGCTGCCGCCGGCCGCCACCACGCTGGCCGAGGTGTGCCGGCTGGACACCCTCATCGGGCAGGCCTTCGCCGCGGCGGCCGTCCGGGCGAACGGTGAACTGTGCGACGGGCGGGCCGAGTTGGTGGCCTCGCACGGGCAGACGGTCTACCACTGGGTGGCGGACGGCGCGGTGCACGGCACGCTGCAACTGGGGCAGCCGGCCTGGATCGCGGAGGCGACCGGGCTGCCGGTGGTCGCCGACTTCCGGCCGCGCGACATCGCCGCCGGGGGCCAGGGCGCGCCGCTCGTCAGCCTGGTCGACCTGCTGTGGCTGCGCGGCCGTCCGGGCACGCCGGTCGCGCTCAACCTCGGCGGGATCGCCAACCTCACCGCCCCCGACGGCACGGCCTTCGACACCGGGCCGGCGTGCGCGCTGATCGACGCGGCGGCGCGGGGCTTCAGCGGCGGGCGGCTCGGCTACGACGCGGAAGGCGCCCTCGCGGCCCGCGGAACCGTCCACGAGCCGCTGCTGGAACGGCTGTTGGGCGAGCCGTACTACGCGCTGCCCGCCCCGAAGACGACCGGCAAGGAACTGTTCCACCTCGGCTACCTCCGGGACGCGCTGGCCGGCCTGGGCACCCTCCCCGCCGAGGACGTCATCGCGACCCTCACCCTGCTCACGGCCCGCACGGTGGCGAACGCGGTCCGGCCGCTGGCCCCGACGGAGGTCGTCGTCTCGGGCGGCGGCACCCGCAACCCGGTCCTGATGACCCTGCTCGCCGCCGAACTCCCGGGCGTCCCCCTCCGCACCTCCGACGAACTCGGCCTCCCGTCCCCCGCGAAGGAGGCCTACGCCTTCGCCGTCCTCGGCTTCCTCACAGTTCACGGCCTCCCGGGCACGGTCCCGGCCAGCACCGGCGCCCGCCGTCCGAGCGTGCTCGGGTCGGTGACACCGGGGCGACGCGGGCCGGGGTTGCCACCGGCCGCCGAGCACGGTCCCGTACGGCTGATTCTGGGCTGA
- a CDS encoding phosphocholine-specific phospholipase C: MSEVNRRRFLQLAGATTAFTALSNSIERAAALPANHRSGSIEDVEHIVVLMQENRSFDHYFGSLRGVRGFGDPHPVVTRQDGKPVWYQSDGTKDILPFRPEADDLGLQFIQDLPHGWNDGHAAFDGGKYDKWVPSKGSTTMAYLTREDIPFHYALADSFTICDAYHCSFIGSTDPNRYYLWTGYTGNDGTGGGPVLGNDEAGYNWTTYPERLEKAGVSWKIYQDVGDGLDANGSWGWIQDAYRGNYGDNSLLYFKQFQNAQPGDPLYDKARTGTDATKGEGFFDRLKADVKGGNLPKISWIVAPEAFTEHPNWPANYGAWYVAQVLDALTSDPEVWAKTALFITYDENDGFFDHLVPPFAPGSAAQGKSTVDVGPDLFKGDASHPAGPYGLGQRVPMIVVSPWSKGGYVCSETFDHTSVIRFMETRFGVHEPNISPWRRAICGDLTTAFDFSHKDVKKVPLPDTDGYRPPDKNRHPDYVPTPPANPALPKQERGLRPARPLKYAATVDGSADAAAGKFTLTFASGTKAGATFLVTSANRTDGPWSYTTEAGKSVSDAWNSAYSNGSYDLTVHGPNGFLRVFKGPGKTAGPEVAARTCGDDIELTFTNKGSGTAQLKVANGYGGRSQTFKVRAGATVRHTFDLGASKRWYDLTVTSDGDAGFLRRFAGHVENGRPGVSDPAIVTV, translated from the coding sequence ATGTCCGAAGTCAATCGGCGTCGCTTTCTCCAACTCGCGGGTGCCACCACGGCGTTCACGGCCCTGTCGAACAGCATCGAGCGGGCCGCCGCGCTCCCCGCGAACCACCGCTCGGGGAGCATCGAGGACGTCGAGCACATCGTCGTGCTGATGCAGGAGAACCGGTCCTTCGACCACTACTTCGGCTCGCTCAGAGGCGTCCGGGGCTTCGGCGACCCCCACCCGGTCGTGACCCGGCAGGACGGGAAACCGGTCTGGTACCAGTCGGACGGAACGAAGGACATCCTCCCGTTCCGCCCCGAGGCCGACGACCTGGGCCTCCAGTTCATCCAGGACCTCCCGCACGGCTGGAACGACGGGCACGCCGCGTTCGACGGCGGCAAGTACGACAAGTGGGTGCCGTCCAAGGGCTCCACGACGATGGCGTACCTGACGCGTGAGGACATCCCGTTCCACTACGCGCTCGCCGACTCCTTCACCATCTGCGACGCCTACCACTGCTCGTTCATCGGCTCCACCGACCCCAACCGCTACTACCTGTGGACGGGTTACACCGGCAACGACGGCACCGGCGGCGGCCCGGTCCTCGGCAACGACGAGGCCGGCTACAACTGGACGACGTACCCCGAGCGTCTCGAAAAGGCGGGCGTCTCCTGGAAGATCTACCAGGACGTCGGTGACGGCCTCGACGCGAACGGCAGTTGGGGCTGGATCCAGGACGCGTACCGCGGCAACTACGGCGACAACTCGCTCCTGTACTTCAAGCAGTTCCAGAACGCCCAGCCCGGCGACCCGCTCTACGACAAGGCCCGCACCGGCACCGACGCCACCAAGGGCGAGGGCTTCTTCGACCGGTTGAAGGCCGACGTCAAGGGCGGCAACCTGCCGAAGATCTCCTGGATCGTCGCCCCCGAGGCCTTCACCGAGCACCCCAACTGGCCCGCGAACTACGGCGCTTGGTACGTCGCCCAGGTCCTGGACGCGCTGACCTCCGACCCCGAGGTCTGGGCGAAGACGGCCCTGTTCATCACGTACGACGAGAACGACGGCTTCTTCGACCACCTGGTGCCGCCGTTCGCGCCGGGCTCGGCCGCGCAGGGCAAGTCGACCGTCGACGTCGGCCCCGACCTCTTCAAGGGCGACGCCAGTCACCCGGCCGGCCCCTACGGCCTCGGCCAGCGGGTGCCGATGATCGTCGTCTCGCCCTGGAGCAAGGGCGGTTACGTCTGCTCGGAGACCTTCGACCACACCTCGGTCATCCGGTTCATGGAGACCCGCTTCGGTGTCCACGAGCCCAACATCTCGCCCTGGCGGCGCGCGATCTGCGGCGACCTGACCACGGCCTTCGACTTCTCCCACAAGGACGTCAAGAAGGTCCCGCTGCCGGACACCGACGGCTACCGGCCGCCGGACAAGAACCGCCACCCGGACTACGTCCCGACCCCGCCCGCGAACCCGGCGCTGCCCAAGCAGGAGCGCGGACTGCGCCCGGCCCGGCCGCTCAAGTACGCGGCCACGGTGGACGGTTCGGCGGATGCGGCGGCCGGAAAGTTCACGCTGACCTTCGCCTCCGGCACCAAGGCCGGCGCCACCTTCCTGGTCACGTCGGCCAACCGCACGGACGGGCCCTGGAGTTACACCACCGAGGCCGGCAAGTCCGTCTCGGACGCCTGGAACTCGGCGTACTCGAACGGCTCGTACGACCTCACCGTGCACGGCCCGAACGGCTTCCTGCGCGTCTTCAAGGGCCCCGGCAAGACCGCGGGACCCGAGGTCGCCGCCCGCACCTGCGGCGACGACATCGAGCTGACCTTCACCAACAAGGGCTCCGGGACAGCGCAGTTGAAGGTCGCCAACGGCTACGGCGGCCGCAGCCAGACCTTCAAGGTGCGGGCGGGCGCCACCGTGCGGCACACCTTCGACCTCGGCGCGAGCAAGCGGTGGTACGACCTGACGGTCACCTCGGACGGCGACGCGGGCTTCCTGCGGCGATTCGCCGGACATGTCGAGAACGGCCGTCCGGGGGTCAGTGACCCGGCGATCGTCACCGTCTGA
- a CDS encoding phosphatase PAP2 family protein yields the protein MNARTEPAEPGTSAIARPPLVRELLLVAGLFLVYKFGRQLATGHTGEALHNARHVWDLERTLHLPGEGSVQSVLLHSDTLVHIANTFYATVHFPATVAFLVWLYLRRPAHYVWARRVLATVTSAALVLPFVFPLAPPRMLAATGLVDTAKVYGPSVYGPPTSDHLSNQFAAMPSLHFGWALMVAIGLIVATRSRRRWLWLLHPLVTLMVIVGTANHYWLDAIVAAAMLGVALALIHPPHRTASTAGRGQPELAPEKQPVLVGAGR from the coding sequence ATGAATGCCCGCACCGAGCCTGCAGAGCCGGGGACCAGCGCGATAGCGCGGCCCCCGCTCGTCCGTGAGCTCCTGCTCGTCGCAGGACTCTTCCTCGTCTACAAGTTCGGCCGCCAACTGGCGACGGGCCATACCGGTGAGGCCCTGCACAACGCCCGCCACGTATGGGACCTGGAACGGACCCTGCATCTCCCCGGCGAGGGCTCGGTGCAGTCGGTGCTGCTGCACAGCGACACCCTCGTGCACATCGCGAACACCTTCTACGCGACCGTCCATTTCCCGGCCACCGTGGCCTTCCTGGTCTGGCTGTACCTGCGGCGCCCCGCGCACTACGTCTGGGCCCGCCGGGTCCTGGCGACGGTCACCTCGGCCGCCCTCGTGCTGCCCTTCGTGTTCCCGCTCGCGCCCCCGCGCATGCTGGCCGCGACGGGTCTGGTCGACACCGCCAAGGTCTACGGCCCCTCGGTCTACGGCCCGCCGACCAGCGACCACCTCTCGAACCAGTTCGCGGCGATGCCCTCGCTGCACTTCGGCTGGGCGCTGATGGTGGCGATCGGTCTGATCGTCGCGACCCGCTCGCGCCGGCGCTGGCTGTGGCTGCTGCATCCGCTGGTCACCCTGATGGTGATCGTGGGGACGGCGAACCACTACTGGCTCGACGCGATCGTCGCCGCCGCCATGCTCGGTGTCGCCCTCGCGCTGATCCACCCGCCGCACCGCACGGCGAGCACGGCAGGACGCGGCCAGCCGGAGCTCGCCCCCGAGAAGCAGCCGGTCCTCGTCGGAGCGGGCCGATGA
- a CDS encoding TetR/AcrR family transcriptional regulator — translation MTSQAEDGPDTVAASRRSKITPEREREFFDAVLEQIRECGYDSVSMEGVASSTRCSKSTLYRQWGTKPQFVAAALRANRRVHFTGIDTGSLAEDLRQAARAAGAWSAKDTKLVSALGHAVIQDSELAQAVREALVHPEIAALEDILRRGVERGEIPADHPALPYVPAQIFGVLRARPVLEGCYADPDYLVRFVEAAVLPALGLT, via the coding sequence ATGACGTCGCAGGCTGAGGACGGACCGGACACGGTCGCCGCCTCGCGCCGCTCCAAGATCACGCCCGAGCGTGAGCGGGAGTTCTTCGACGCCGTGCTCGAACAGATCAGAGAATGCGGCTACGACTCCGTCAGCATGGAGGGCGTCGCCAGCAGTACGCGGTGCAGCAAGTCCACGCTGTACCGGCAGTGGGGGACCAAGCCCCAGTTCGTCGCCGCCGCGCTGCGTGCCAACCGCCGGGTGCACTTCACCGGCATCGACACGGGATCCCTCGCGGAGGACCTGCGCCAGGCCGCGCGGGCGGCGGGCGCCTGGTCGGCGAAGGACACCAAGCTGGTCTCGGCGCTCGGTCACGCCGTCATCCAGGACAGCGAACTCGCCCAGGCGGTGCGTGAGGCGCTGGTCCATCCCGAGATCGCCGCGCTGGAGGACATCCTGCGCCGCGGCGTGGAACGCGGCGAGATCCCGGCCGACCATCCGGCCCTGCCGTACGTCCCCGCGCAGATCTTCGGCGTCCTGCGGGCGCGTCCCGTCCTGGAGGGCTGCTACGCCGACCCCGACTACCTCGTCAGATTCGTGGAGGCCGCGGTGCTGCCCGCACTCGGTCTCACCTGA